A region from the Mycolicibacterium phlei genome encodes:
- a CDS encoding acyl-CoA dehydrogenase family protein gives MNIWTTPERQQLRATVRAFVEREVLPHADEWERTGELPRALHRAAADAGLLGVAFPESVGGGGGDSADAVTICEELHYAGAPGGVYASLFTCEIAVPHMVASGDEHLIDTYVRPTLRGEKIGSLAITEPGGGSDVGHLCTRAVKDGDDFIVNGAKTYITSGVRADYVVTAVRTGGPGAAGVSLLVVDKGTPGFEVTRRLDKMGWRSSDTAELSYTDVRVPARNLVGAENSGFAQIAAAFVAERVGLAAQAYASAQRCLDLTVEWCRNRQTFGRPLISRQQVQNTLAEMARRIDVARVYTRHVVQRQLAGETNLIAEVCFAKNTAVQAGEWVAHQAVQLFGGLGYMTESEVERQYRDMRILGIGGGTTEILTSLAAKTLGFQS, from the coding sequence GTGAACATCTGGACCACCCCGGAACGGCAGCAGTTACGCGCCACGGTGCGGGCGTTCGTCGAACGCGAGGTGCTCCCGCACGCCGACGAGTGGGAGCGCACCGGGGAGCTGCCCCGCGCCCTGCACCGTGCGGCCGCCGACGCCGGGCTGCTGGGCGTCGCGTTCCCGGAGTCGGTCGGCGGGGGCGGCGGCGACAGCGCCGACGCGGTGACCATCTGCGAGGAACTGCACTACGCCGGGGCGCCGGGCGGGGTGTACGCGTCGCTGTTCACCTGCGAGATCGCGGTGCCGCACATGGTCGCCTCCGGCGACGAGCACCTGATCGACACCTATGTGCGGCCGACGCTGCGCGGCGAGAAGATCGGCAGCCTCGCCATCACCGAACCCGGCGGCGGCTCCGACGTCGGGCATCTGTGCACCCGCGCCGTCAAAGACGGGGACGACTTCATCGTCAACGGCGCCAAGACCTACATCACCTCCGGGGTGCGCGCCGACTACGTCGTCACCGCGGTGCGCACCGGCGGACCGGGCGCAGCGGGGGTCTCGCTGCTCGTCGTCGACAAGGGCACACCCGGATTCGAGGTGACCCGCAGGCTGGACAAGATGGGCTGGCGGTCCTCGGACACCGCCGAACTGTCCTACACCGACGTGCGGGTGCCGGCACGTAACCTCGTCGGCGCCGAGAACAGCGGTTTCGCGCAGATCGCCGCGGCGTTCGTCGCCGAGCGCGTGGGCCTGGCCGCCCAGGCCTACGCCAGCGCACAGCGCTGCCTCGACCTCACCGTCGAATGGTGCCGTAACCGCCAGACTTTCGGCAGGCCGCTGATCTCGCGCCAGCAGGTGCAGAACACGCTGGCCGAGATGGCCCGCCGCATCGACGTGGCGCGGGTGTACACCCGGCACGTGGTGCAACGGCAACTCGCAGGCGAGACGAACCTGATCGCCGAGGTGTGTTTCGCCAAGAACACCGCGGTTCAGGCGGGCGAATGGGTGGCCCATCAGGCGGTGCAACTGTTCGGCGGGCTGGGCTACATGACCGAATCCGAGGTGGAACGCCAGTACCGGGATATGCGGATCCTCGGAATCGGCGGCGGCACAACCGAAATACTGACCTCACTGGCAGCCAAGACGCTGGGATTCCAATCATGA
- a CDS encoding acyl-CoA carboxylase subunit beta, whose product MTTLRSTLDPKSPAYAEAAEAMAAKLAELDAEHAKALAGGGEKYVARHHARGKLTARERIELLLDPDSPFLELSPLAAWGSEFTVGASVVTGIGAVEGVECMLVANDPTVKGGTSNPWTLKKVLRANQIALENRLPVISLVESGGADLPTQKEIFIPGGRMFRDLTRLSAAGIPTIALVFGNSTAGGAYIPGMSDHVVMIKERSKVFLAGPPLVKMATGEESDDEALGGAEMHARTSGLADYFAVDEHDAIRIGRRIVARLNWRKRGPAPGPVREPLFDAEELLGVVPPDLRVPFDPREVIARVVDGSEFDEFKPLYGSSLVTGWATLHGYPVGILANARGVLFSEESQKAAQFIQLANRADTPLLFLHNTTGYMVGRRYEEGGMVKHGSMMINAVSNSTVPHISLLIGASYGAGHYGMCGRAYDPRFLFAWPSAKSAVMGGAQLAGVLSIVSRAAAEARGQAFDEEADTALRAAVEAQIEAESLPMFLSGRLYDDGVIDPRDTRTVLGMCLSAIANGPIEGTSNFGVFRM is encoded by the coding sequence ATGACGACACTGCGATCGACCCTGGACCCGAAGTCGCCCGCGTACGCCGAGGCGGCCGAGGCGATGGCGGCGAAACTGGCTGAGCTGGACGCCGAACACGCCAAGGCACTGGCCGGCGGCGGTGAGAAGTACGTGGCCCGCCACCACGCGCGCGGCAAGCTGACCGCCCGCGAGCGCATCGAGCTCCTGCTGGACCCGGACTCGCCGTTTCTGGAGCTGAGCCCGCTGGCGGCGTGGGGCAGCGAGTTCACCGTCGGCGCCAGCGTGGTGACCGGGATCGGCGCGGTCGAGGGTGTCGAGTGCATGCTGGTGGCCAACGATCCGACGGTCAAGGGCGGCACCAGCAACCCGTGGACGCTGAAGAAGGTGTTGCGCGCCAACCAGATCGCGCTGGAGAACCGGTTACCGGTGATCTCGCTGGTGGAGTCCGGCGGCGCCGATCTGCCCACACAGAAGGAGATCTTCATCCCCGGCGGGCGGATGTTCCGCGATCTGACCCGGCTGTCGGCGGCGGGTATCCCCACCATCGCGCTGGTGTTCGGCAACTCCACCGCGGGCGGCGCGTACATCCCCGGCATGTCCGACCACGTGGTGATGATCAAGGAACGCTCGAAGGTGTTCCTGGCCGGGCCGCCGCTGGTGAAGATGGCCACCGGCGAGGAGTCCGACGACGAGGCCCTCGGCGGCGCCGAGATGCACGCCCGCACTTCGGGTCTGGCCGACTACTTCGCCGTCGACGAGCACGACGCGATCCGCATCGGGCGGCGCATCGTGGCCCGGCTGAACTGGCGCAAGCGGGGCCCGGCACCGGGACCGGTGCGCGAACCGCTGTTCGACGCCGAGGAACTGCTCGGCGTCGTCCCACCCGATCTGCGGGTCCCGTTCGACCCGCGTGAGGTGATCGCCCGTGTCGTCGACGGTTCGGAGTTCGACGAGTTCAAACCGCTGTACGGGTCGTCGCTGGTGACCGGCTGGGCCACGCTGCACGGCTACCCGGTCGGCATCCTGGCCAACGCCCGCGGTGTGCTGTTCAGCGAGGAGTCGCAGAAGGCCGCCCAGTTCATCCAGCTGGCCAACCGCGCCGACACGCCACTGCTGTTCCTGCACAACACGACCGGGTACATGGTCGGCCGCCGGTACGAGGAGGGCGGCATGGTCAAGCACGGCTCGATGATGATCAACGCCGTCTCGAACTCGACGGTTCCGCACATCTCGCTGCTGATCGGCGCCTCCTACGGTGCCGGGCACTACGGAATGTGCGGGCGCGCCTACGATCCGCGGTTCCTGTTCGCCTGGCCCAGCGCCAAGTCCGCGGTGATGGGCGGCGCCCAGCTGGCCGGGGTGCTGTCGATCGTCAGCAGGGCCGCCGCCGAGGCCCGCGGGCAGGCCTTCGACGAGGAGGCCGACACCGCGCTGCGGGCGGCCGTGGAGGCGCAGATCGAGGCGGAGTCGCTGCCGATGTTCCTGTCCGGGCGGCTCTACGACGACGGCGTCATCGACCCCCGCGACACCCGCACCGTCCTCGGAATGTGCCTGTCCGCCATCGCGAACGGCCCGATTGAGGGGACGTCGAACTTCGGCGTCTTCCGGATGTGA
- a CDS encoding acyl-CoA dehydrogenase family protein, whose protein sequence is MTGFIETAEQQALRQAVAAMAANYGQDYYLDKARAGQHTNELWSEAGKLGFIGVNLPEEYGGGGAGMYELSLVLEELSAAGCPLLMMVVSPAINGTIISRFGTEEQKRRWLPGIADGSITMAFAITEPDAGSNSHRITTTARRDGGDWILSGQKVFISGIDQAQAVLVVGRTEDHRTGNLKPALFIVPTDTKGLSWTRIEMELCMPESQFQVFLDEVRLPADALVGSEDAAIAQLFAGLNPERIMGAASAVGMGRFAIAKAVDYVKTRQVWKTPIGSHQGLSHPLAQNHIEIELAKLMMQKAATLYDAGDDAGAAEAANMAKYAAGEASVRAVDQAVQSLGGNGLTREYGIAAAVTASKLARIAPVSREMILNFVAQTSLGLPRSY, encoded by the coding sequence ATGACTGGTTTCATCGAGACCGCCGAACAGCAGGCACTGCGCCAGGCGGTCGCCGCGATGGCCGCCAACTACGGCCAGGACTACTACCTGGACAAGGCGCGCGCCGGCCAGCACACCAACGAATTGTGGTCGGAGGCCGGGAAACTCGGCTTCATCGGGGTGAACCTGCCCGAGGAGTACGGCGGCGGCGGTGCGGGCATGTACGAACTGTCGCTGGTGCTGGAGGAGCTGTCGGCAGCGGGCTGCCCGCTGCTGATGATGGTGGTATCACCGGCCATCAACGGCACGATCATCTCCCGGTTCGGCACCGAGGAGCAGAAGCGGCGCTGGCTGCCCGGGATCGCCGACGGCTCGATCACGATGGCGTTCGCGATCACCGAACCCGACGCCGGATCCAACAGCCACCGCATCACCACCACCGCGCGCCGCGACGGCGGCGACTGGATCCTGTCCGGGCAGAAGGTGTTCATCTCCGGGATCGACCAGGCGCAGGCGGTGCTGGTGGTCGGGCGCACAGAAGACCACAGAACCGGGAACCTCAAGCCGGCGCTGTTCATCGTGCCGACCGACACCAAGGGCCTGTCCTGGACCAGGATCGAAATGGAACTGTGCATGCCGGAGAGCCAGTTCCAGGTGTTCCTCGACGAGGTGCGGCTGCCCGCCGACGCGCTGGTCGGTTCCGAGGACGCCGCGATCGCGCAGCTGTTCGCCGGGCTCAACCCGGAGCGGATCATGGGTGCGGCCAGCGCCGTGGGCATGGGCCGCTTCGCGATCGCCAAGGCGGTCGACTATGTCAAGACGCGCCAGGTCTGGAAGACGCCGATCGGCTCGCACCAGGGTTTGTCACACCCGTTGGCGCAGAACCACATCGAGATCGAGTTGGCGAAGCTGATGATGCAGAAGGCGGCGACGCTGTACGACGCCGGAGACGACGCCGGTGCCGCGGAGGCGGCGAACATGGCCAAGTACGCCGCGGGTGAGGCGTCGGTGCGGGCGGTGGACCAGGCGGTGCAGTCACTCGGCGGCAACGGGTTGACCCGGGAGTACGGGATCGCCGCCGCGGTCACCGCGTCCAAGCTCGCCCGCATCGCCCCGGTGAGCCGGGAGATGATCCTCAACTTCGTGGCGCAGACGTCGCTCGGCCTGCCCCGCTCGTACTGA
- a CDS encoding vWA domain-containing protein produces MARPGGRSSRYSRYTGGPDPLAPPIDLREALEQIGQDVMEGSSPRRALQELLRRGTKNMRGADQLAAEANRRRRELLQRNNLDGTLAEIKKLLDEAVLAERKELARALDDDARFNEMRIESLPTSPAKAVQELSDYDWRSAEARQKYEQIKDLLGRELLDQRFAGMKQALENATDEDRQRVNDMLDDLNDLLDKHSRGQDSPEDFQNFMAKHGEFFPENPRNVEELLDSLAKRAAAAQRFRNSLSAEQRAELDALAQQAFGSPSLMNALNRLDAHLQAARPGEDWTGSERFSGDDPLGMGEGAQALADIAELEQLAEALSQSYAGATMEDVDLDMLARQLGDDAAVDARTLAELERALMDQGFLDRGSDGQWRLSPKAMRQLGQTALRDVAQQLSGRHGERDTRRAGAAGELTGATRPWAFGDTEPWNVTRTLTNAVLRQAGTGVAERPIRFSVEDVEISETETRTQAAVALLVDTSFSMVMEGRWLPMKRTALALNHLISTRFRSDALQIIAFGRYARTVTAAELTGLEGVYEQGTNLHHALALAARHLRRHPNAQPVVLIVTDGEPTAHLEHYAADEGGARSDSGAQSPAVFFDYPPHPRTIAHTVKGLDEVAALGAQITIFRLGNDPGLARFIDQVARRVEGRVVEPDLDGLGAAVVGDYLRSRRRRTR; encoded by the coding sequence ATGGCTAGGCCGGGCGGGCGGTCCTCGCGGTACTCGCGCTACACCGGCGGGCCCGACCCGCTGGCACCGCCGATCGATCTGCGCGAGGCGCTCGAGCAGATCGGCCAGGACGTCATGGAGGGCAGCTCGCCGCGGCGCGCCCTGCAGGAGCTGCTGCGGCGCGGCACCAAGAACATGCGCGGCGCCGACCAGCTCGCCGCCGAGGCCAACCGGCGGCGTCGGGAACTGTTGCAGCGCAACAATCTCGACGGCACCCTCGCCGAGATCAAGAAGCTGCTCGACGAGGCCGTGCTGGCCGAGCGCAAGGAACTCGCCCGCGCGCTCGACGACGACGCCCGCTTCAACGAGATGCGCATCGAGTCGCTGCCCACCTCGCCCGCCAAGGCCGTCCAGGAGCTCTCCGACTACGACTGGCGCTCGGCGGAGGCGCGGCAGAAGTACGAGCAGATCAAGGATCTGCTCGGCCGCGAACTGCTCGACCAGCGGTTCGCCGGGATGAAGCAGGCGCTGGAGAACGCCACCGATGAGGACCGTCAGCGCGTCAACGACATGCTCGACGACCTCAACGACCTGCTGGACAAACATTCAAGAGGACAGGATTCCCCAGAAGACTTTCAAAACTTCATGGCCAAGCACGGCGAGTTCTTCCCGGAGAACCCGCGCAACGTCGAGGAGCTGCTCGACTCGCTGGCCAAGCGGGCCGCCGCCGCGCAGCGGTTCCGCAACAGCCTGTCGGCTGAGCAGCGCGCGGAGCTGGATGCGTTGGCGCAGCAGGCATTCGGGTCCCCGTCGCTGATGAACGCGCTGAACCGGCTGGACGCGCACCTGCAGGCGGCACGGCCGGGGGAGGACTGGACCGGCTCGGAACGGTTCTCCGGCGACGACCCGCTCGGTATGGGGGAGGGCGCGCAGGCGCTGGCCGACATCGCCGAGCTCGAGCAGCTCGCCGAGGCGCTGTCGCAGAGCTACGCCGGGGCGACGATGGAGGACGTCGACCTCGACATGCTGGCCCGCCAGCTCGGCGACGACGCCGCCGTCGACGCGCGCACCCTGGCCGAGTTGGAACGCGCGCTGATGGACCAGGGTTTCCTCGACCGCGGCTCCGACGGCCAGTGGCGGCTGTCGCCCAAGGCCATGCGGCAACTCGGCCAGACCGCGTTACGTGATGTGGCACAACAACTCTCGGGACGACACGGGGAGCGTGACACCCGGCGCGCGGGGGCGGCAGGCGAGCTGACCGGCGCCACCCGGCCGTGGGCGTTCGGCGACACCGAACCGTGGAATGTCACCCGTACCCTGACCAACGCGGTGCTGCGGCAGGCCGGCACCGGGGTGGCCGAGCGGCCGATCCGGTTCAGCGTCGAGGACGTCGAGATCTCCGAGACCGAGACCCGCACCCAGGCCGCGGTGGCGCTGCTGGTGGACACCTCGTTCTCGATGGTGATGGAGGGCCGCTGGCTGCCGATGAAGCGCACGGCGCTGGCGCTCAACCATCTCATCAGCACCCGGTTTCGGTCGGATGCGTTGCAGATCATCGCGTTCGGCCGCTACGCCCGCACGGTCACCGCGGCCGAGCTGACCGGGCTGGAGGGCGTCTACGAACAGGGTACCAATCTGCACCATGCGCTCGCCCTGGCGGCGCGGCACCTGCGTCGTCACCCCAACGCGCAGCCGGTGGTCCTGATCGTCACCGACGGGGAGCCGACCGCGCACCTGGAGCACTACGCGGCCGACGAGGGGGGTGCGCGATCCGATTCGGGGGCTCAGTCGCCGGCGGTGTTCTTCGACTATCCGCCGCACCCGCGCACCATCGCGCACACCGTCAAGGGCCTCGACGAGGTGGCCGCGCTGGGCGCGCAGATCACGATCTTCCGGCTGGGCAACGATCCCGGCCTGGCCCGGTTCATCGACCAGGTGGCCCGGCGGGTGGAGGGACGGGTGGTCGAGCCCGACCTCGACGGGCTGGGTGCCGCGGTGGTCGGCGACTACCTGCGGTCGCGCCGCCGCAGGACTAGATAA
- a CDS encoding DUF1707 SHOCT-like domain-containing protein, translated as MSTPASRNGSTRAADTDRIQVAQLLTDAAAQGRLQLDEYEQRLTKAYAAQTYEELEKLSADLPGAITRSRSGGTLHPAPKTVLLAIMSGFERRGRWNVPKRMTTFALFGGGVIDLRYADFTSPEVDIRAYSIFGGQTILVPPEVNVDLRGIGVMGTFDQAVQGEGVPGAPLVRIRGFSLGGSVGVKRKKRKPS; from the coding sequence ATGAGCACTCCAGCGTCGCGGAACGGTTCGACACGAGCGGCCGACACCGATCGAATTCAGGTGGCGCAGCTGCTCACTGACGCCGCCGCGCAGGGCCGGCTCCAGCTCGACGAGTACGAGCAGCGGTTGACCAAGGCGTATGCGGCCCAGACCTACGAGGAACTCGAGAAGCTGTCGGCCGATCTGCCCGGTGCCATCACCCGCAGCCGCAGCGGCGGCACTCTGCATCCGGCGCCCAAGACAGTGCTGCTGGCGATCATGAGCGGCTTCGAGCGCCGTGGCCGCTGGAACGTGCCGAAGCGGATGACGACTTTCGCGCTGTTCGGCGGCGGCGTGATCGACCTGCGCTACGCCGACTTCACCTCGCCGGAGGTGGACATCCGCGCGTACTCGATCTTCGGTGGCCAGACGATCCTGGTGCCGCCGGAGGTCAACGTCGACCTGCGCGGCATCGGCGTGATGGGCACCTTCGACCAGGCGGTGCAGGGCGAGGGGGTGCCGGGGGCGCCGCTGGTGCGCATCCGCGGTTTCTCGCTGGGCGGCAGCGTCGGCGTCAAACGCAAGAAGCGCAAGCCCAGCTAG
- a CDS encoding sigma 54-interacting transcriptional regulator: protein MTQPQDLPRTVGELKASGHRERGVKEEIRENLLAALAQGVDPWPGIFGFENTVLPQLERALIAGHDVVLLGERGQGKTRLLRALVNLLDEWTPVIAGSELGEHPYSPITPESIRRAADSGDDLPVAWKHRSERYTEKLATPDTSVADLVGDIDPVKVAEGRSLGDPETIAYGLIPRAHRGIVAINELPDLAERIQVAMLNVMEERDIQVRGYTLRLPLDVFVVASANPEDYTNRGRIITPLKDRFGAEIRTHYPYELEAEVAVIKQEAHLAAEVPEYLLHVLARFTRYLRESRSIDQRSGVSARFAIAAAETVAAAARHRSTILGEEDPVARVVDLGTVVDVLRGKLEFETGEEGREQAVLEHLLRRATADTAQRLLGGIDVGPLVVAIENGSAVTTGERISARDVLAAVPEVPAIAEIQQRLQATTDGQRAAAVELALEALYLAKRIDKVSSEGGETVYG from the coding sequence GTGACCCAACCGCAAGATCTACCTCGCACCGTCGGCGAGTTGAAGGCGTCCGGCCACCGTGAGCGCGGCGTCAAGGAGGAAATCCGGGAGAACCTGCTCGCCGCGCTGGCCCAGGGCGTTGACCCGTGGCCCGGCATCTTCGGGTTCGAGAACACCGTGCTCCCGCAGCTCGAGCGTGCGCTGATCGCCGGGCACGACGTGGTGCTGCTCGGTGAGCGCGGCCAGGGCAAGACGCGGTTGCTGCGCGCGCTGGTCAACCTGCTCGACGAGTGGACCCCGGTGATCGCCGGCTCCGAGCTCGGCGAGCATCCCTACAGCCCGATCACCCCCGAGTCGATTCGTCGCGCCGCCGACTCCGGCGACGACCTGCCGGTGGCCTGGAAACACCGCAGCGAGCGCTACACCGAGAAGCTGGCCACCCCCGACACCAGCGTCGCCGACCTGGTCGGCGACATCGACCCGGTCAAGGTGGCCGAGGGTCGCAGCCTCGGCGACCCGGAGACCATCGCCTACGGCCTGATCCCGCGGGCGCACCGCGGCATCGTCGCCATCAACGAGCTGCCCGACCTCGCCGAGCGCATCCAGGTCGCGATGCTCAACGTGATGGAGGAGCGCGACATCCAGGTGCGCGGCTACACGCTGCGGCTGCCGCTGGACGTGTTCGTCGTCGCCAGCGCCAACCCCGAGGACTACACCAACCGCGGCCGGATCATCACCCCGCTCAAGGACCGGTTCGGCGCGGAGATCCGCACCCACTACCCGTACGAGCTGGAGGCAGAGGTCGCGGTCATCAAGCAGGAGGCGCACCTGGCCGCCGAGGTGCCCGAGTACCTGCTGCACGTGCTGGCCCGGTTCACCCGCTATCTGCGCGAGTCCCGCTCGATCGACCAGCGTTCGGGTGTGTCGGCGCGGTTCGCGATCGCCGCCGCCGAGACCGTCGCCGCCGCGGCCCGGCACCGTTCGACCATCCTCGGTGAGGAGGACCCGGTGGCCCGCGTGGTGGACCTGGGCACCGTCGTCGACGTGCTGCGCGGCAAGCTCGAGTTCGAGACCGGCGAGGAGGGCCGCGAGCAGGCCGTGCTGGAGCACCTGCTGCGCCGCGCCACCGCCGACACCGCGCAGCGGTTGCTCGGCGGCATCGACGTCGGGCCGCTGGTGGTGGCGATCGAGAACGGTTCGGCGGTGACCACCGGTGAGCGGATCTCGGCGCGCGACGTGCTGGCCGCGGTGCCGGAGGTGCCCGCGATCGCCGAGATCCAGCAGCGGCTGCAGGCGACGACCGACGGGCAGCGCGCCGCGGCGGTGGAGCTGGCGCTGGAGGCGCTGTATCTGGCCAAACGCATCGACAAGGTGTCCTCCGAAGGCGGCGAAACCGTCTATGGCTAG
- a CDS encoding enoyl-CoA hydratase family protein, translating to MDELVRYAVEGPVARLTLDSPHNRNALSTALVEQLHQRFTEAAGNPAVRVVVLGHTGSTFCAGADLAEAAGRDPGELAVDRAREMTRLLRRILELPLPVIGAIDGHVRAGGLGLVGACDIVVAGPTSTFALTEARIGVAPSIISLTLLPKMTARAAGRYFVTGERFGAAEAAACGLITLAADDVAAAVAELAAAIGAGSPQGLATSKALTTAPILESFDRHAESLTRQSAELFVSEEAREGMLAFLEKRPPRWRA from the coding sequence ATGGACGAACTCGTCAGATACGCGGTCGAGGGCCCGGTCGCCCGCCTCACCCTCGACTCCCCGCACAACCGCAACGCGCTGTCGACGGCGCTGGTGGAACAGTTGCATCAGCGGTTCACCGAGGCCGCGGGGAACCCCGCGGTGCGGGTCGTCGTGCTCGGCCACACCGGCTCGACGTTCTGCGCGGGCGCCGACCTGGCCGAGGCCGCCGGCCGGGACCCGGGTGAACTCGCCGTCGACCGGGCGCGGGAGATGACGCGGTTGCTGCGCCGCATCCTGGAGTTGCCGCTGCCGGTGATCGGCGCGATCGACGGGCACGTGCGGGCCGGTGGCCTGGGGCTGGTCGGCGCGTGCGACATCGTGGTCGCCGGGCCGACGAGCACGTTCGCCCTCACCGAGGCCCGGATCGGGGTGGCGCCGTCGATCATTTCGCTGACCCTGCTGCCGAAGATGACCGCGCGGGCCGCGGGCCGTTACTTCGTCACCGGTGAGAGGTTCGGCGCCGCCGAGGCCGCCGCGTGCGGGCTGATCACGCTGGCCGCCGACGATGTCGCGGCCGCCGTCGCCGAGTTGGCCGCCGCGATCGGTGCGGGCTCCCCGCAGGGTCTGGCGACGTCGAAGGCGTTAACCACCGCGCCGATTCTGGAGAGTTTCGACCGCCACGCCGAGAGCCTGACCCGGCAGTCCGCCGAGCTGTTCGTCTCCGAGGAAGCCCGCGAAGGGATGCTGGCCTTCTTAGAGAAACGCCCGCCCCGATGGCGCGCCTGA
- a CDS encoding acetyl/propionyl/methylcrotonyl-CoA carboxylase subunit alpha, with the protein MISTLLVANRGEIARRIFSTCRRLGIGTVAVYTDPDADSPHVAEADAAVRLDGTRGYLDTAQLIAAARTAGADAVHPGYGFLSEKPDFAAAVIDAGLTWVGPPVAAVAAMGSKIEAKKLMAAAGVPVLDELDPAGVTEAQLPVLIKASAGGGGRGMRVVDELSQLPAQVEAARREAQSAFGDPTVFCERYLAAGHHVEVQVLADGHGTVWAVGERECSIQRRHQKIIEEAPSPLVERIPGMRERLFAAARQAATAIGYTGAGTVEFMADASGDFFFLEMNTRLQVEHPVTEQTTGLDLVELQLLIADGGRLDPEPPAPQGCSIEARLYAEDPARGWQPQPGTVHRFEVPPTVRVDSGVVDGSQVSVFYDPMIAKVISTAPTRRRAAAVLADALARARLHGVRTNRDLLVNVLRHPAFLDGATDTAFFDTHGLSGLAAALAGPDAVTLSAVAAALADAAQNRRDATVFAAVPSGWRNVASGYQVKRYTADDGTEHTVRYRFGRTGVQLPDHETVALRSARPERVVLTVAGVDRGFDVARYTNDGQEEIFVDSPLGPVHLSAVPRFPDPTTAVAAGSLLAPMPGSVLRVGANVGDTVRAGQPLLWLEAMKMEHTVTAPADGVLTELNVEPGQQVDVGTILARVEAEPPEKGER; encoded by the coding sequence ATGATCAGCACACTTCTGGTGGCCAACCGCGGAGAGATCGCCCGCCGGATCTTCAGCACCTGCCGCCGCCTCGGCATCGGCACCGTCGCCGTCTACACCGATCCCGACGCCGACTCGCCGCACGTGGCCGAGGCCGACGCCGCGGTGCGACTGGACGGCACCCGCGGCTATCTCGACACCGCCCAGCTGATCGCCGCCGCGCGGACCGCAGGCGCCGACGCCGTCCATCCCGGTTACGGATTCCTCTCGGAGAAACCAGATTTCGCGGCGGCGGTGATCGACGCGGGGCTGACGTGGGTGGGTCCGCCGGTGGCGGCGGTGGCCGCCATGGGCTCCAAGATCGAGGCCAAGAAACTCATGGCCGCGGCGGGGGTGCCGGTGCTCGACGAGCTCGACCCGGCCGGCGTGACCGAGGCACAGCTGCCGGTGCTGATCAAGGCGTCGGCGGGCGGCGGTGGGCGCGGCATGCGGGTGGTCGACGAACTGTCCCAACTGCCTGCGCAGGTGGAGGCGGCCCGGCGGGAGGCGCAGTCGGCGTTCGGCGACCCGACCGTGTTCTGCGAGCGCTACCTCGCCGCCGGCCACCACGTCGAGGTGCAGGTGCTCGCCGACGGGCACGGCACCGTCTGGGCCGTCGGCGAACGCGAATGCTCGATCCAGCGCCGCCACCAGAAGATCATCGAGGAGGCACCCTCCCCACTCGTCGAGCGCATCCCGGGCATGCGCGAGCGGCTGTTCGCCGCGGCCCGCCAGGCCGCCACCGCGATCGGCTACACCGGCGCGGGCACCGTGGAGTTCATGGCCGACGCGTCCGGCGACTTCTTCTTCCTGGAGATGAACACTCGGCTGCAGGTGGAGCACCCGGTGACCGAACAGACCACCGGGCTCGACCTGGTCGAACTGCAGCTGCTGATCGCCGACGGCGGCCGCCTCGACCCTGAACCCCCTGCGCCGCAGGGCTGTTCGATCGAGGCGCGGCTCTACGCGGAGGATCCGGCACGGGGGTGGCAGCCGCAGCCCGGCACCGTGCACCGCTTCGAGGTCCCGCCGACGGTGCGGGTGGACTCGGGGGTGGTGGACGGTTCACAGGTCTCGGTCTTCTACGACCCGATGATCGCGAAGGTCATCTCGACCGCGCCGACCCGGCGCCGCGCGGCGGCCGTGCTCGCCGACGCCCTGGCCCGGGCCCGCCTGCACGGCGTGCGCACCAACCGCGACCTGCTGGTCAACGTGTTGCGTCATCCCGCGTTTCTCGACGGCGCCACCGACACCGCGTTCTTCGACACCCACGGGCTGTCCGGCCTGGCCGCTGCCCTGGCCGGCCCGGACGCCGTCACGCTGTCCGCGGTGGCGGCCGCACTCGCCGACGCCGCGCAGAATCGCCGCGACGCAACGGTGTTCGCGGCCGTACCGAGCGGGTGGCGCAACGTCGCCTCCGGTTATCAGGTCAAGCGGTACACCGCCGACGACGGCACCGAGCACACGGTGCGCTACCGGTTCGGCCGCACCGGAGTGCAGTTGCCCGACCACGAGACCGTCGCCCTGCGCTCGGCGCGGCCCGAGAGGGTGGTGCTGACGGTGGCCGGGGTGGACCGCGGGTTCGACGTCGCCCGCTACACCAACGACGGGCAGGAGGAGATCTTCGTCGACTCCCCACTCGGCCCGGTGCATCTGAGCGCGGTGCCCCGCTTCCCCGACCCGACCACCGCCGTCGCCGCCGGATCGCTGCTGGCCCCGATGCCGGGTTCGGTGCTGCGGGTCGGCGCCAACGTCGGCGACACCGTCCGGGCCGGGCAGCCGCTGCTGTGGCTGGAGGCGATGAAGATGGAGCACACCGTCACCGCCCCGGCCGACGGGGTGCTCACCGAACTCAACGTCGAACCCGGCCAGCAGGTCGACGTCGGCACGATCCTCGCCCGGGTCGAAGCGGAGCCCCCGGAGAAAGGAGAGCGATGA